One part of the Sorangiineae bacterium MSr11954 genome encodes these proteins:
- a CDS encoding metallopeptidase TldD-related protein, which translates to MPTQSSLYKAPFAPGGSNEIDVQLAERLLSIALAAGGDYADLFFEYRAGGGLLFDEGILKSASRGVTMGLGVRVQKGDSTGYAYVEQFDWDAMKRAAETAAQIATGGGSQVPVALRSLALPARYELDRVTLDVPGLDKRKLLERAAAAAHAFDKHIIKVEASLAEEIRELLIVTSDGKMARDTQPLFRFGVRVVAERDQKRQEASSGGGGRTTLGYFDGKSPEWHAREAATQAVRMLDAVEAPAGTMEVVLAPGDSGILLHEAVGHGLEADFNRKGTSNYSGQVGQMVASELCTVVDDATLLQSRGSINVDDEGNEPRSSLLIERGKLVGYMHDRLSAKHFKLTPSGNGRRESFACAPMPRMTNTLLLAGEHHPDEILKTVKRGVFAKKFGGGQVDISNGDFVFSLTESYLVEDGKITAPLKGVNLIGNGPDVLRKVSMLGNDVGVSDGIWTCGKDGQSVPVGVGCPTVKISAITVGGTKV; encoded by the coding sequence ATGCCGACCCAATCCTCCCTCTACAAAGCACCCTTTGCGCCCGGTGGTTCGAACGAAATCGACGTCCAGCTCGCTGAGCGGCTGCTGTCGATCGCGTTGGCTGCCGGAGGCGACTACGCCGATTTGTTCTTCGAGTACCGCGCCGGCGGAGGGCTTCTTTTCGACGAAGGCATCCTGAAGAGCGCGTCGCGCGGGGTCACCATGGGCCTGGGCGTGCGTGTGCAGAAGGGCGACTCCACCGGCTACGCCTATGTCGAACAGTTCGACTGGGACGCGATGAAGCGCGCGGCCGAAACGGCGGCTCAGATTGCAACGGGCGGCGGCAGCCAGGTTCCAGTGGCGCTGCGATCGCTCGCGCTCCCCGCACGCTACGAGCTGGACCGGGTGACCCTGGACGTGCCCGGCCTGGACAAGCGCAAGCTCCTGGAGCGCGCGGCGGCGGCAGCCCATGCTTTCGATAAGCACATCATCAAGGTCGAGGCGAGCTTGGCGGAGGAGATTCGCGAGCTGCTCATCGTGACCAGCGACGGCAAGATGGCCCGCGACACGCAGCCCCTGTTCCGCTTCGGCGTGCGGGTGGTGGCCGAACGTGACCAGAAGCGGCAAGAGGCCTCCTCCGGCGGAGGCGGTCGCACCACCCTGGGCTACTTCGATGGAAAGAGCCCCGAGTGGCACGCGCGCGAGGCGGCCACGCAAGCCGTCCGTATGCTGGACGCGGTGGAGGCCCCCGCCGGGACCATGGAGGTGGTGCTGGCCCCCGGCGACAGCGGCATCTTGCTGCACGAGGCGGTGGGCCACGGCCTGGAGGCGGACTTCAACCGCAAGGGCACGAGCAACTACTCGGGCCAGGTGGGCCAGATGGTGGCGAGCGAGCTATGCACGGTGGTCGACGACGCGACCCTCCTGCAGTCGCGCGGCTCGATCAATGTCGACGACGAGGGCAACGAGCCGCGCTCCTCGCTCTTGATCGAGCGGGGCAAGCTGGTGGGCTACATGCACGATCGCCTGAGCGCCAAGCACTTCAAGCTCACCCCCAGCGGCAACGGCCGCCGCGAGAGCTTCGCGTGCGCGCCGATGCCGCGCATGACCAACACCCTGCTGCTCGCCGGCGAGCACCACCCCGACGAGATCCTCAAGACCGTCAAGCGCGGGGTGTTCGCCAAGAAGTTCGGCGGCGGACAAGTCGATATCTCCAACGGCGACTTCGTCTTCTCGCTGACCGAGAGCTACCTCGTCGAAGACGGCAAGATCACGGCGCCGCTCAAGGGCGTGAACTTGATCGGCAACGGCCCCGACGTCCTGCGCAAGGTGAGCATGCTCGGCAACGACGTGGGCGTCTCCGACGGCATCTGGACGTGCGGCAAGGACGGGCAGAGCGTGCCCGTGGGTGTGGGGTGCCCCACCGTGAAGATCTCGGCCATCACGGTGGGGGGCACCAAGGTCTGA
- a CDS encoding CopD family protein, which yields MTFTLALALVALHLFANLLWIGSISVVGWLVVTASGPARRPAPSEGALELALTTDTRASASQLARVIYLRFAMPAFVLSFLFGLGRVAMDPAAYIHMHWFHAKLTAAFGVIGIHHVIGARAKRLAAGSMQVRGTSAILFGALLACVVLTCLFVIFRNELIG from the coding sequence ATGACGTTCACCCTCGCGCTCGCGCTCGTCGCGCTGCATCTTTTTGCCAACCTGCTCTGGATCGGCTCGATTTCCGTCGTGGGGTGGCTGGTGGTGACCGCCTCCGGCCCCGCGAGGCGCCCGGCTCCGTCCGAGGGCGCCTTGGAGCTGGCCTTGACGACCGACACCCGCGCATCCGCATCCCAACTCGCGAGGGTGATTTACCTACGCTTCGCGATGCCGGCCTTCGTCCTCAGCTTCCTCTTCGGATTGGGACGGGTGGCCATGGATCCAGCTGCGTACATTCACATGCATTGGTTCCACGCCAAGCTTACCGCCGCCTTCGGTGTCATTGGGATCCACCATGTGATCGGGGCCCGTGCCAAGCGACTTGCTGCGGGAAGTATGCAAGTTCGCGGAACAAGCGCTATTCTTTTTGGTGCTCTCCTTGCGTGCGTCGTGCTGACTTGCCTCTTCGTCATCTTCAGGAATGAACTCATTGGCTGA
- a CDS encoding tetratricopeptide repeat protein has product MPIDRESVLQTAQKYAEKKKYDRAILEYQKIIQVDPSDARTLLKMGDLQVKMGAYADSIATYERVGRHYVSLEFFVKAVWVYKQIGEILHKHVPHLEDRYAHIGPKLAELYQNLGLTSDALATLDEVATRLQKQQRDTEAIEVFKKTIELDPNNPIPHLRLAEALSRARDPEAAAAVFGTAASLLIKRGRPADALKVLERLLHHKQDPQQAKVAAELYLQRETPNDGLQALAKLQICFQANPKDLDTLALLARAFVVIGQADKGIEVRKEMARIAREQNKPDLFRRLVEELSRAAPDDEQVRQFAASLPAIGGGPPAASDRPAAREPGPAAAAPHELPGRAAHLPRVSGPIIESVEIDEELLEDEHVLEAEASHDDVPHSFDVPSRLSVTGRTSHTERINASPYAEEDDDYPEMSVEEADDLLVPANEEAIGELLEEAASLRRRRMYTSAIESLRIGLELDANSIELRQALRDVLIEAGRIDDAVDEAFALASLQLDRLDGEGAARSLSEILAFDPGNERAFDMLRELGYEAPLSAFPDTRRSPDSSSPPPSSERASSERAVPEEQHARRASFDDLGDLYDPDAPLPTYELDELGTGDIEASMFTEETLPRGSLPFDRRAQIPTPTAVQGDPTLGRRAKLGELAIDDPFGSSELPLPEFPLEALGYDGQRNTAPLDPTSRDTYADSPPEGEAELELTSRQSISSRPVIELEDALEEADFFASRGLYGDARAVLREQLSRTPNHPLLQERIQELEHQERGGSAQASGTRVVPASVDERSFDVAASLDALENLEEVTGPIDLSSFGQVDVEEVFAKFKEGVGKHVSVDEADIHYDLGIAYKEIGKVDDALREFQLAAAQGGARACVCESLIGQIHMERGALVAAIEAFLRGLQVPTRTTEQETMLSYELGTAYEQKNLFKEALGAYQRVARHNPNYRDALERVRRLSKYEPPRTSSRAVAVGAEDDEFDRAFDEIIGDGKLP; this is encoded by the coding sequence GTGCCGATTGACCGCGAATCGGTGCTCCAGACCGCTCAGAAGTACGCCGAGAAGAAGAAGTACGATCGGGCGATCCTCGAGTACCAAAAGATCATCCAGGTGGATCCGAGCGACGCGCGGACCCTCCTGAAGATGGGCGACCTGCAAGTCAAAATGGGCGCCTACGCGGACTCCATTGCGACGTACGAGCGGGTCGGCCGGCATTACGTCAGCCTGGAATTTTTCGTCAAGGCGGTCTGGGTCTACAAGCAGATCGGGGAGATCCTGCACAAGCACGTCCCGCATCTCGAGGATCGGTACGCGCACATCGGGCCGAAGCTCGCGGAGCTCTATCAGAACCTGGGGCTCACCAGCGACGCGCTGGCCACCTTGGACGAGGTGGCCACCCGGCTGCAAAAGCAGCAGCGGGACACGGAGGCGATCGAGGTCTTCAAGAAGACCATCGAGCTCGACCCAAACAACCCGATCCCGCACCTGCGGCTGGCCGAAGCGCTGTCCCGGGCGCGCGATCCCGAGGCGGCGGCCGCCGTGTTTGGCACCGCGGCATCGCTCCTCATCAAGCGCGGGCGACCGGCCGATGCCCTGAAGGTGCTCGAGCGGCTGCTGCACCACAAACAAGATCCGCAGCAGGCCAAGGTCGCGGCCGAGCTCTATCTCCAGCGCGAGACCCCCAACGACGGCCTGCAGGCGCTGGCCAAGCTGCAGATTTGCTTCCAGGCGAACCCCAAGGATCTCGACACCCTCGCCTTGCTCGCCCGCGCCTTCGTGGTGATCGGCCAGGCGGACAAGGGCATCGAGGTCCGCAAGGAGATGGCGCGCATCGCGCGCGAGCAAAACAAGCCGGACCTCTTTCGCCGTCTGGTCGAAGAGCTCTCCCGCGCCGCACCGGACGACGAGCAAGTGCGCCAGTTCGCGGCGAGCTTGCCCGCCATCGGCGGCGGTCCTCCCGCGGCGAGCGACCGACCGGCGGCGCGCGAGCCGGGTCCCGCGGCGGCGGCGCCGCACGAGCTGCCAGGGCGCGCCGCGCATTTGCCGCGCGTGTCGGGGCCGATCATCGAGTCGGTGGAGATCGACGAAGAGCTGCTGGAGGACGAGCACGTCCTCGAGGCCGAGGCCTCGCACGACGACGTGCCGCACTCGTTCGACGTGCCCAGCCGGCTCTCGGTCACCGGGCGCACGTCGCACACGGAGCGGATCAACGCGTCGCCGTACGCCGAGGAGGACGACGACTACCCCGAGATGAGCGTCGAGGAGGCCGACGATCTCCTCGTCCCCGCCAACGAAGAGGCCATCGGCGAGCTGCTCGAGGAGGCCGCCTCGCTGCGGCGCCGGCGCATGTACACGTCGGCCATCGAGTCGCTGCGCATCGGGCTGGAGCTCGACGCCAACTCCATCGAGCTGCGCCAGGCGCTGCGCGACGTCCTCATCGAGGCGGGGCGCATCGACGACGCCGTCGACGAGGCGTTCGCCCTCGCGTCCTTGCAGCTCGATCGGCTCGACGGCGAGGGCGCCGCGCGCTCGCTGAGCGAAATTCTGGCCTTCGACCCCGGCAACGAGCGGGCGTTCGACATGCTGCGCGAGCTCGGCTACGAGGCGCCGCTCTCCGCGTTCCCGGACACGCGCCGCTCGCCCGATTCATCGTCGCCGCCGCCATCGTCCGAGAGGGCCTCGTCGGAGCGGGCCGTCCCCGAGGAGCAGCACGCGCGGCGCGCGTCGTTCGACGATCTGGGGGATCTGTACGATCCCGACGCGCCGCTGCCCACCTACGAGCTCGACGAGCTGGGCACCGGCGACATCGAGGCCTCGATGTTCACCGAGGAGACCTTGCCGCGCGGCAGCCTGCCCTTCGATCGGCGCGCGCAGATCCCCACGCCCACCGCGGTGCAAGGCGATCCGACCCTCGGGCGGCGCGCGAAGCTGGGCGAGCTCGCCATCGACGATCCGTTCGGCTCCTCGGAGCTGCCGCTCCCGGAGTTTCCGCTGGAGGCCCTGGGCTACGACGGGCAGAGGAACACCGCACCGCTCGACCCGACGTCGCGCGACACGTACGCGGATTCGCCGCCCGAGGGCGAGGCCGAGCTCGAGCTCACCTCGCGGCAGTCGATCTCCTCGCGGCCGGTGATCGAGCTGGAGGACGCGCTCGAAGAGGCCGACTTCTTCGCCTCGCGCGGCCTCTACGGCGATGCGCGCGCGGTGCTCCGCGAGCAGCTCTCGCGCACGCCGAACCATCCGCTGCTCCAGGAGCGCATCCAAGAGCTCGAGCACCAAGAGCGCGGCGGCTCGGCGCAGGCGTCGGGCACGCGCGTGGTGCCGGCCAGCGTGGACGAGCGCAGCTTCGACGTGGCGGCGTCGCTCGACGCGCTGGAGAACCTCGAGGAGGTCACCGGGCCCATCGACCTGAGCTCGTTCGGACAGGTCGACGTCGAGGAGGTGTTCGCCAAGTTCAAGGAGGGCGTGGGCAAGCACGTCAGCGTGGACGAGGCGGACATTCATTACGATCTCGGCATTGCCTACAAGGAGATCGGCAAGGTGGACGACGCCCTGCGCGAGTTCCAGCTGGCGGCCGCGCAAGGCGGCGCGCGCGCGTGCGTGTGCGAGTCGCTCATCGGCCAGATCCACATGGAGCGCGGCGCGCTGGTGGCGGCCATCGAGGCGTTCCTGCGCGGGCTCCAGGTGCCCACGCGCACGACCGAGCAAGAGACGATGCTCTCCTACGAGCTCGGCACCGCCTACGAGCAGAAGAACCTCTTCAAAGAGGCGCTCGGCGCCTACCAGCGCGTGGCGCGCCACAACCCCAACTACCGCGACGCGCTGGAGCGCGTTCGCAGGCTCTCCAAGTACGAGCCACCGAGAACGTCCTCGCGCGCCGTTGCGGTCGGCGCCGAGGACGACGAGTTCGACCGCGCCTTCGACGAAATCATTGGAGACGGGAAACTACCTTGA
- a CDS encoding endonuclease III: MSAAGGAGTRSASPSSSLTARQMSAALDTIARFVDGRDHLAVTRVSLDGDPFAVLVSTIISLRTRDEVTDMVTPRLLAEAPDAKTMGETSPERIAELIYPAGFYRTKARTLRDLARTLLDEHGGEVPDTLEGLLALRGVGRKTANLVLTMGHRKPGICVDIHVHRISNRLGFVRTKTPDETERVLRERLPRRWWIPINDTLVSFGRLHCTPLSPHCSSCPVAGVCRRIGVGRSR; this comes from the coding sequence ATGAGCGCGGCCGGCGGCGCGGGGACGCGTTCGGCGTCGCCTTCGTCGAGCCTCACGGCGCGCCAGATGTCGGCGGCGCTCGACACCATCGCGCGCTTCGTCGATGGCCGCGACCATCTGGCGGTCACGCGGGTGTCGCTCGATGGCGATCCGTTCGCGGTCCTGGTGTCCACGATCATCTCGCTGCGGACGCGCGACGAGGTCACGGACATGGTCACCCCGCGGCTGCTCGCCGAGGCCCCCGACGCGAAGACCATGGGGGAGACCTCGCCCGAGCGCATCGCGGAGCTGATCTACCCCGCCGGCTTTTACCGCACCAAGGCGCGCACCTTGCGCGATCTGGCGCGCACGCTCCTGGACGAGCACGGGGGTGAGGTTCCCGATACGTTGGAGGGGCTCTTGGCGCTGCGCGGCGTGGGCCGCAAGACGGCCAACTTGGTGCTGACCATGGGGCACCGCAAGCCGGGGATCTGCGTCGACATCCACGTGCACCGCATCTCGAACCGACTCGGGTTCGTGCGCACGAAGACCCCCGACGAGACGGAGCGCGTCTTGCGCGAGCGCCTGCCGCGGCGCTGGTGGATCCCCATCAACGACACCTTGGTGAGCTTCGGGCGCCTTCACTGCACGCCGCTGTCGCCGCATTGTTCGAGCTGCCCGGTCGCGGGCGTCTGCCGCCGCATCGGCGTGGGGCGAAGCCGTTAG
- the lpxA gene encoding acyl-ACP--UDP-N-acetylglucosamine O-acyltransferase has product MSTNVHPTAIVHPEATLEDEVELGPYAVVGKGVHLGPRTRLASHAIVEGPTRLGEGNVIFPFAVLGCVAQDKRHAGAPGSLEVGDANVFREHVTVHRGTGGRATVIGHHNLLMAGAHAAHDTVLGSHITLANGVQLAGHAKVGDYATFGGLSGVAQFVKVGESAFVAAGAMCERDVPPFVVVQGDRARVRALNRIGLERRGLDDATIAALSKAYAAIFGGDRPRAQAIAELSPGLRANPFVARLIAALA; this is encoded by the coding sequence ATGAGCACCAACGTTCACCCCACGGCAATCGTTCACCCCGAGGCTACCCTCGAGGACGAGGTCGAGCTCGGGCCTTACGCCGTGGTGGGCAAGGGGGTGCACCTCGGTCCGAGGACGCGGCTCGCATCGCACGCCATCGTGGAGGGCCCCACCCGCCTGGGCGAAGGCAACGTGATCTTTCCCTTCGCCGTTCTGGGCTGCGTCGCGCAGGACAAGCGCCATGCGGGCGCGCCCGGATCGCTCGAGGTGGGCGACGCCAACGTCTTTCGCGAGCACGTCACCGTGCACCGTGGAACCGGGGGCCGCGCCACCGTGATCGGGCACCACAATTTGCTCATGGCCGGCGCGCACGCCGCGCACGATACGGTGCTGGGCTCGCACATCACCTTGGCCAACGGGGTGCAGCTCGCCGGCCACGCCAAGGTCGGCGACTATGCGACCTTCGGTGGATTGAGCGGCGTCGCGCAGTTCGTCAAGGTGGGCGAGAGCGCCTTCGTCGCCGCCGGCGCCATGTGCGAGCGCGACGTGCCCCCCTTCGTGGTGGTGCAAGGCGATCGCGCCCGCGTGCGCGCGCTGAACCGCATCGGCCTGGAGCGCCGCGGCCTCGACGACGCCACCATCGCCGCCCTGTCGAAGGCCTACGCGGCCATCTTCGGCGGCGACCGTCCGCGCGCGCAGGCCATCGCCGAGCTCTCGCCCGGCTTGCGCGCGAACCCCTTCGTCGCGCGCCTCATCGCGGCGCTCGCGTAA
- a CDS encoding OmpH family outer membrane protein, which produces MKLYPRIFAALLAASLFLLGFGARAEMKVAVIDVERAVMQTEDGLRAQASLKKIFDAKQQELNKKQADLQKQREELEKQQKVLSKEAFQKRVEDWQKAMVELQSVFVEYNKDLEKKQKELTEPIAEKLMAIVKRIAAAEGFDIVVHKQAAAYMRSDLDLTDRVIQQYNGGGGGAAKPAAPAAPKK; this is translated from the coding sequence ATGAAATTGTATCCTCGAATCTTCGCGGCATTGCTCGCGGCCAGTTTGTTCCTTCTGGGCTTCGGCGCTCGCGCGGAGATGAAGGTCGCCGTGATCGACGTCGAGCGCGCGGTCATGCAGACCGAGGATGGCCTTCGCGCACAGGCCTCCTTGAAAAAGATCTTCGATGCAAAGCAGCAAGAGCTGAACAAGAAGCAGGCGGACCTGCAGAAGCAGCGCGAGGAGCTCGAGAAGCAGCAGAAGGTGCTCTCCAAGGAGGCCTTCCAGAAGCGCGTCGAGGACTGGCAGAAGGCGATGGTGGAGCTGCAGTCGGTCTTCGTCGAGTACAACAAGGACCTCGAGAAGAAGCAGAAGGAGCTTACCGAGCCCATCGCCGAGAAGCTGATGGCCATCGTCAAGCGCATCGCCGCCGCCGAGGGCTTCGACATCGTGGTGCACAAGCAGGCCGCCGCGTACATGCGCTCGGATCTCGATCTGACCGATCGCGTCATCCAGCAATACAACGGCGGTGGCGGTGGCGCTGCCAAGCCGGCCGCCCCGGCTGCTCCGAAGAAGTAG
- a CDS encoding FAD-binding protein produces the protein MTQRNVSRRLLLRGAASAAALGALHWTPAFRIAVASAASTIAAPPNALQGISIYQQAFRNWSGEIALDGLWTAAPSSPDDVVALANWAHENGWQLRPRGHGHNWSPLVVPPGTRANVLLVDTTQHLTAVTVHKGAPASVTAQAGVSMESLLQILEDAGYGVTACPAPGDLTLGGVLAIDGHGTAIPARGERLTPGHTFGSISNLVIALTAVVWNEGANRYELKTFHRSDPEIGAFLVHLGRAFITEAVLRVGENKRLRCQSSYAILADDMFAPPSKAGPHAFANLVEGSGRVEAIWFPFTPAPWLKVWSVAPARPWSSREVCHPFNYPFSDSLPQPVSDLISKVTRGASELTPVFENAQMGLVAAGLIATASLDIWGWSKDVMLYVRPTTLRVTANGYAILTNRRNIQRVVSDFYAYYKKALRTYQEKCRYPMNGPLEIRVTGLDDPADALVPGAVAPRLSAVRPRRDHPEWDVAVWLDILTLSGTAHAQPFYRETEAWILSNYTGSYAAVRPEWSKGWGYDGKSAWSDPTILGTTIPNAYRAGQPADENWDAAIATLDAYDPHRVFTNTFLDRLLV, from the coding sequence ATGACACAACGGAACGTTTCGAGGCGATTGCTCCTCCGGGGGGCCGCAAGCGCCGCGGCGCTGGGCGCGCTCCACTGGACACCTGCGTTTCGAATCGCCGTCGCCAGCGCGGCTTCGACGATCGCGGCGCCACCGAATGCGCTGCAGGGCATCTCCATTTACCAACAGGCATTTCGAAACTGGTCCGGGGAGATCGCGCTCGACGGACTCTGGACGGCCGCGCCATCGTCGCCGGACGACGTGGTGGCGCTCGCGAACTGGGCGCATGAAAACGGCTGGCAGCTGCGCCCGCGCGGGCATGGCCACAACTGGTCACCGCTGGTGGTGCCCCCGGGCACACGCGCCAACGTGCTTCTGGTGGACACCACGCAGCACCTCACGGCCGTCACCGTGCACAAAGGGGCGCCGGCTTCCGTCACCGCGCAAGCCGGCGTGAGCATGGAGTCGCTCCTGCAGATCTTGGAGGACGCGGGCTACGGCGTCACCGCGTGCCCTGCGCCGGGCGATCTCACGTTGGGCGGCGTGCTGGCCATCGATGGCCATGGCACCGCCATACCGGCGCGCGGCGAACGGCTGACGCCGGGCCATACGTTCGGGTCCATCAGCAACTTGGTGATCGCGCTCACGGCGGTGGTGTGGAACGAGGGCGCGAACCGCTACGAGCTCAAGACGTTCCACCGCTCCGATCCGGAGATCGGCGCGTTCCTGGTGCACTTGGGGCGCGCGTTCATCACGGAGGCGGTGCTCCGCGTGGGCGAGAACAAGCGACTGCGCTGCCAGAGCAGCTACGCCATCCTGGCCGACGATATGTTCGCGCCGCCCTCCAAGGCCGGACCGCACGCGTTCGCGAACTTGGTCGAGGGCTCGGGCAGGGTCGAGGCCATCTGGTTCCCGTTCACGCCCGCGCCATGGCTCAAGGTTTGGTCGGTCGCGCCCGCGAGGCCCTGGAGCTCGCGCGAGGTGTGCCACCCCTTCAACTATCCCTTCTCCGACTCGCTCCCGCAGCCGGTGTCCGATCTGATTTCGAAGGTCACGCGCGGGGCCAGCGAGCTCACCCCCGTGTTCGAGAACGCGCAGATGGGGCTGGTGGCCGCGGGGCTCATCGCCACCGCCAGCTTGGACATCTGGGGCTGGTCGAAGGACGTGATGCTCTACGTGCGGCCCACCACCTTGCGGGTGACCGCCAACGGGTATGCGATCCTCACCAACCGCCGCAACATCCAACGCGTGGTGAGCGACTTCTACGCGTACTACAAGAAGGCGCTGCGCACGTACCAGGAGAAGTGCCGCTACCCGATGAACGGTCCGCTCGAGATCCGGGTGACCGGCTTGGACGACCCCGCCGACGCGCTGGTGCCCGGCGCCGTCGCCCCGAGGCTCTCGGCGGTGCGCCCGCGCCGCGATCACCCGGAGTGGGACGTGGCGGTGTGGCTCGACATCCTCACGCTCTCCGGCACCGCGCACGCGCAGCCGTTCTATCGGGAGACCGAGGCGTGGATTTTATCGAACTACACGGGCTCGTACGCGGCCGTGAGGCCCGAGTGGTCCAAGGGCTGGGGCTACGACGGCAAGTCCGCCTGGTCCGATCCCACCATCCTCGGCACGACCATCCCCAACGCATACCGCGCGGGACAGCCGGCCGATGAAAACTGGGACGCGGCCATCGCCACCCTCGACGCGTACGATCCCCACCGAGTCTTCACCAACACCTTCCTGGATCGGCTGCTCGTTTGA
- a CDS encoding cation diffusion facilitator family transporter translates to MSLSHHHHGPEESGPASGEASAHVPAERADAAADSSHAAESSTGTRSRSTFTKAEARQARRLGLVLGLIGVFFIFELAGAIAARSQVLKADALHLLMDVLALSMSLVAMKLAVRRPTPRFTFGLRRAEPVAAIFNALLVLAATVEIVQDAIEQLRGQGEPPAATIMLLVSVGALAVNGLSAWLLHDVIGHHGHGHGHHHHGHGHGHHHHEHGHGHAQDHHAHEHPDHAHEHHAHEHGDHAHGHTAHAQPAQEKRKGGGGHGLNLRGARLHLLGDALGSLAALIAAVAIRAGGPPAIDALASFLVALILVLGALGLLRDATLVLLESAPVHLPVAAVRAIVRNFPGVREVHDMHVWTLGAGHDAIIVHVRSDDGDPELATRLSKKLREEFSCEYVTVQVEKTDAACGASAARE, encoded by the coding sequence GTGTCCCTTTCTCATCATCACCACGGGCCGGAGGAGAGCGGGCCAGCATCGGGCGAGGCGTCCGCGCACGTGCCGGCCGAGCGGGCCGATGCCGCGGCGGATTCGTCGCACGCGGCGGAGTCGTCGACGGGGACCCGGTCGCGGTCGACCTTTACGAAGGCGGAGGCGCGTCAGGCGCGTCGGCTTGGCCTGGTCCTTGGCCTCATCGGGGTCTTCTTCATCTTCGAGCTGGCGGGCGCCATCGCGGCGCGGAGCCAAGTGCTCAAGGCGGACGCGCTGCATCTGCTCATGGACGTTCTGGCGCTCTCCATGAGCCTCGTGGCGATGAAGCTCGCCGTGCGCCGTCCGACCCCGCGCTTTACCTTCGGCCTTCGCCGCGCGGAGCCGGTGGCCGCCATTTTCAATGCGCTGCTCGTCCTGGCAGCCACCGTGGAAATCGTCCAAGACGCCATCGAGCAGCTACGCGGCCAAGGCGAGCCGCCCGCGGCGACCATCATGCTGCTGGTGTCGGTGGGGGCCCTCGCCGTCAATGGGCTCAGCGCCTGGTTGCTCCACGATGTGATCGGGCACCATGGGCACGGCCACGGGCACCATCACCACGGGCACGGCCACGGGCACCATCACCACGAGCATGGCCATGGGCATGCGCAGGATCACCACGCGCACGAGCATCCCGATCATGCGCACGAGCACCACGCGCACGAGCACGGCGACCACGCACATGGACACACGGCGCACGCGCAACCCGCGCAAGAAAAGCGCAAGGGCGGGGGAGGTCATGGGCTGAATCTGCGTGGGGCGCGGCTGCACCTGTTGGGGGACGCTCTGGGATCGCTGGCGGCGTTGATCGCGGCGGTGGCGATTCGGGCGGGTGGGCCGCCGGCCATCGATGCTCTGGCGAGCTTCCTCGTTGCGCTCATTCTCGTCCTGGGTGCGCTGGGCCTCCTGCGCGATGCGACCTTGGTCTTGCTCGAGTCGGCGCCGGTTCATCTTCCGGTGGCGGCGGTTCGGGCCATCGTCCGCAACTTCCCGGGGGTGCGCGAGGTGCACGACATGCACGTCTGGACGCTCGGCGCCGGTCACGACGCCATCATCGTTCATGTGCGCTCGGACGATGGCGATCCCGAGCTGGCCACCCGATTGAGCAAGAAGCTGCGGGAGGAGTTTTCGTGCGAGTATGTGACCGTCCAGGTCGAAAAGACCGACGCGGCCTGCGGCGCCTCCGCGGCAAGAGAATGA